In a single window of the Elaeis guineensis isolate ETL-2024a chromosome 4, EG11, whole genome shotgun sequence genome:
- the LOC105042794 gene encoding DNA-directed RNA polymerases II, IV and V subunit 12 has protein sequence MDPQPEPVSYICGDCGAENTLKPGDVIQCRECGYRILYKKRTRRIVQYEAR, from the exons ATGGATCCCCAGCCTGAGCCTGTGAGCTATATTTGTGGAG ATTGCGGAGCAGAGAATACTTTGAAGCCGGGTGATGTGATTCAATGCAGAGAGTGTGGATACCGCATCCTGTACAAGAAGCGCACTCGGAGAA TTGTTCAGTATGAAGCGCGCTAA